CTTTCGGCAGCGCGCGGACTGGGCCTGGCGCTCAAGGTGCCGGTCGTTGGCGTGCCGAGCCTTATGGGTATTTCGCTGGCAGCGGAATGCCGCCCCGTCGCGGTGCTGCTCGATGCCCGACGTGGAGAGGCTTATTTCCAGCTCTTTTCGGGGCCAGGGATCGGAGCGGACGAAGCCGCGATCCTGCCGATGGACGCGGCACGGTCGCGGATTCCGGCAGGAGCCGAAATCATCGCATCGCCCTTTGTCGATATCGCCAGGGTGGCGCGGCTTGCCGCCGGGCTCGATCCTGCATCCTATCCGCCCGAAGCCGCCTATATCCGCGACGCCGATGCCAAGCCGCAGGAAAAGGCGCGCGTGGCCCGCGTGCAGACCCCGTGATTCACGTGAAACCGCAGCCATGATGAAACTCTGGATGGCCCCAGGCGGGCTGCATATCGAGCCGGGCCAGATCGAGGACGCCGAGGCGATGGCCAGGCTCCATGCCGGCGGCTTCTACCGCGGCTGGCCGCGCGAGGACTTTTCGGCCTATCTCATCGAGGCGAATACGCCGGTGCTGGTGGCATGCGATGCCAAGCGCCGGATGGCGGGCTTTGCCATGCTGCGGCTGGCAGGCGACGAGGTGGAGCTGCTGACCATTGTCGTCGACAAGAAATGGCGCGGCAAAGGCGTGGGCGCGGCCCTGCTCAAGGCAGCGTTCGAGGACCTGATGATGTCGCCGGCGCGCAAGATGTTTCTCGAGGTGGATGCCGGGAACGCGGCGGCCATCAAGCTTTACCGCCGCCACGGCTTTGCGGAGATCGGCACGCGA
The sequence above is a segment of the Paradevosia shaoguanensis genome. Coding sequences within it:
- the tsaB gene encoding tRNA (adenosine(37)-N6)-threonylcarbamoyltransferase complex dimerization subunit type 1 TsaB, coding for MTKNAPALLAIDTAAPRLQLALLAGDACDTSIDEIAQGHAEILFDRIDKLLARNGVAYGDLDRIAVTTGPGSFTGLRIGLSAARGLGLALKVPVVGVPSLMGISLAAECRPVAVLLDARRGEAYFQLFSGPGIGADEAAILPMDAARSRIPAGAEIIASPFVDIARVARLAAGLDPASYPPEAAYIRDADAKPQEKARVARVQTP
- the rimI gene encoding ribosomal protein S18-alanine N-acetyltransferase, with the translated sequence MMKLWMAPGGLHIEPGQIEDAEAMARLHAGGFYRGWPREDFSAYLIEANTPVLVACDAKRRMAGFAMLRLAGDEVELLTIVVDKKWRGKGVGAALLKAAFEDLMMSPARKMFLEVDAGNAAAIKLYRRHGFAEIGTRKGYYPRPDGSAATALVMARDLG